From the genome of Scytonema hofmannii PCC 7110, one region includes:
- a CDS encoding HNH endonuclease translates to MNISKVHYSATLTREALLEHWGRECVYCGQTDVPLQIEHINSRSKGGSDRFSNLTQ, encoded by the coding sequence TTGAATATCAGCAAGGTACATTATTCGGCTACACTCACTCGCGAAGCGTTGCTTGAGCATTGGGGTAGAGAATGTGTTTATTGCGGTCAAACAGATGTACCCTTACAAATAGAACATATTAATTCACGAAGTAAGGGTGGTAGCGATCGCTTTTCCAATTTAACCCAATAG
- the iscB gene encoding RNA-guided endonuclease IscB, with protein MITNSVFVLSKNGKILKPTTPARARILQSVGKAKKLKLFPFTLILEKDVDENVESYLELRIDPGSKFTGMTLVDLNKNEVVWSMELEHRGLAIKMDLIKRAGVRRSRRSRRLRYRQKRFDRKKPDGWLPPSLRHRLLTTETWIKRLLKVAPIKSIAIESVKFDWQKMETPDIEGIEYQQGTLFGYTHSRSVA; from the coding sequence ATGATTACTAATTCCGTATTTGTTCTGAGCAAGAATGGCAAAATATTAAAACCAACAACACCTGCAAGAGCGAGAATTCTACAATCTGTTGGCAAAGCTAAAAAACTCAAGTTGTTTCCATTTACTCTAATTTTAGAGAAGGATGTTGATGAAAATGTAGAATCGTATTTAGAACTCCGAATTGACCCAGGTAGCAAATTTACTGGCATGACACTCGTAGATTTAAATAAGAATGAAGTAGTCTGGTCAATGGAATTAGAACATCGAGGTCTAGCCATAAAAATGGACTTAATTAAACGAGCAGGTGTTCGACGTTCTAGAAGATCTAGAAGACTTCGCTATCGCCAAAAGAGATTTGACCGCAAAAAGCCAGATGGTTGGCTACCGCCAAGTTTAAGGCATAGATTGTTAACTACTGAGACTTGGATAAAACGATTACTTAAAGTAGCACCAATTAAATCCATTGCAATTGAATCTGTTAAATTCGATTGGCAAAAAATGGAGACACCAGATATAGAGGGCATTGAATATCAGCAAGGTACATTATTCGGCTACACTCACTCGCGAAGCGTTGCTTGA
- a CDS encoding single-stranded DNA-binding protein, giving the protein MNLCLLMVEIIQEPQLRHTPDGLELTEMVVQFQGLRAEDPPATLRAVGWGNLAKDIHQNYHQGDRVLIEGRLSMNTIPHQEGYKEKRAELTVQKIHSLGTGFDINSSPSVARTSPAPVASVQPTPTYNSPISSTSTPVTNGSGVLPQNNFDEQRVPQSTNFERNTYATPVEEQDPDDIPF; this is encoded by the coding sequence ATGAATCTTTGTCTTTTGATGGTAGAAATCATCCAAGAACCACAACTGCGTCACACACCAGATGGATTGGAACTTACCGAAATGGTGGTACAGTTTCAAGGACTGCGAGCAGAAGATCCACCAGCAACCTTAAGAGCAGTGGGGTGGGGCAATTTAGCTAAAGATATTCATCAAAATTATCATCAAGGCGATCGCGTTCTTATAGAAGGACGCCTCAGTATGAATACCATACCGCATCAGGAAGGATATAAAGAAAAGCGAGCAGAATTGACAGTACAAAAGATTCATTCTCTAGGAACAGGGTTCGACATAAATTCATCACCGTCTGTTGCTAGAACATCTCCTGCACCTGTAGCGTCTGTACAACCCACTCCCACTTACAATTCTCCAATATCTTCTACATCCACTCCAGTGACAAATGGATCTGGTGTCCTTCCTCAAAATAACTTTGACGAACAACGCGTACCTCAAAGTACCAATTTCGAGCGCAACACTTATGCAACGCCTGTAGAAGAACAAGATCCAGATGATATTCCTTTTTAG
- a CDS encoding ABC transporter ATP-binding protein, which produces MRNTILDVRNLQVEFVGDTKVVKAVDGISFELRRGETLGIVGESGSGKSVTALAVMGLIQSPGRISGGEILFSPQENSTPVDLRKLPSEEMQLHRGGDIGMIFQEPMSSLNPVYTIGFQLTEAILQHQKISSEEAKRQAIARLQEVKLLPSDEVLKEQYMETEKTSVGSSTPDEQKLTQLVKQHKESILDRYPHQLSGGQLQRVMIAIAISCNPLLLIADEPTTALDVTVQATILELLRELQQSRDMAMIFITHDLGLIAEIADKVAVMYRGKIVEQSPAAQIFAAPQHPYTKGLVACRPTLNRRPHKLLTVSDYMQVEETPTGEVVIQPKQPAQPQEVTTEEFSQRLVTLEQQQPLLEVRNLKVGFPVKGLFGGTKRYHMAVNGVSFEVKKGETLGLVGESGCGKTTVGKTLLRLIQPMGGEILFEGRDVTHFQGKALQELRREMQIVFQNPFSALDPRMKVGDAIMEPLVIHSMSKTKQQRRDRVAYLLERVGLSADAINRYPHQFSGGQRQRICIARSLALNPKFIICDESVSALDVSVQAQVLNLLKELQDEFGLTYIFISHDLSVVKFMSDRILVMNRGQIVEQGTAETIYREPKEEYTQKLIASIPTGSPERVRQRQVKAS; this is translated from the coding sequence ATGAGAAACACTATTCTGGACGTTCGCAATCTGCAAGTTGAATTTGTAGGTGATACCAAAGTTGTTAAAGCTGTGGATGGTATCTCTTTTGAGTTGCGCCGAGGAGAAACTCTGGGAATAGTGGGGGAGTCGGGAAGCGGAAAATCAGTGACAGCCCTGGCTGTAATGGGTTTGATACAAAGTCCTGGGAGGATAAGTGGGGGTGAAATTTTGTTTAGCCCTCAGGAAAACAGCACGCCTGTTGATTTGCGGAAGTTGCCTAGCGAGGAGATGCAACTTCACAGAGGTGGCGATATTGGTATGATATTTCAAGAACCAATGAGTTCTCTCAATCCAGTTTACACCATTGGGTTTCAGTTAACAGAAGCAATTTTGCAACATCAAAAGATTTCATCAGAAGAAGCGAAACGACAAGCGATCGCACGCCTGCAAGAAGTGAAGTTGCTTCCAAGTGATGAAGTGTTGAAGGAACAGTATATGGAGACTGAGAAAACTTCTGTTGGTTCATCAACTCCAGATGAGCAAAAGCTGACACAATTGGTCAAACAGCACAAAGAATCAATCTTAGACCGTTACCCGCACCAACTTTCTGGTGGTCAATTACAGAGGGTTATGATAGCAATAGCAATTTCGTGCAACCCATTGTTATTGATTGCTGACGAACCAACGACAGCGTTAGATGTGACGGTTCAAGCAACAATTCTTGAGTTGTTGCGGGAGTTACAGCAAAGTCGTGACATGGCAATGATTTTTATTACTCACGATTTAGGGCTGATTGCAGAAATCGCTGACAAAGTCGCAGTAATGTACCGGGGCAAAATTGTAGAACAGAGTCCAGCCGCACAAATTTTTGCCGCTCCCCAACATCCCTACACCAAAGGCTTAGTTGCTTGTCGCCCCACCCTCAACCGTCGTCCTCACAAACTCCTGACAGTTTCCGATTATATGCAAGTAGAGGAAACACCAACAGGAGAGGTGGTGATACAGCCCAAACAACCCGCACAACCACAAGAAGTCACGACTGAGGAGTTTTCTCAAAGATTAGTCACTTTGGAACAACAGCAGCCTTTATTGGAAGTCCGCAACCTTAAAGTTGGTTTTCCCGTGAAGGGATTGTTTGGCGGTACAAAACGCTACCACATGGCAGTGAATGGAGTTTCCTTTGAGGTCAAAAAAGGGGAAACTTTGGGATTGGTGGGAGAATCTGGTTGTGGCAAAACCACTGTTGGGAAAACCTTGCTGCGATTAATTCAACCAATGGGTGGTGAAATCTTGTTTGAGGGACGAGACGTTACACATTTTCAGGGTAAAGCTTTGCAAGAGTTGCGAAGGGAAATGCAAATTGTGTTTCAAAATCCTTTTAGCGCCCTCGATCCTCGGATGAAGGTTGGGGATGCAATTATGGAACCTTTGGTGATTCACTCTATGAGCAAGACAAAGCAGCAACGCCGCGATCGCGTAGCTTATCTTTTAGAAAGAGTGGGTTTGAGTGCAGATGCTATCAACCGCTATCCTCACCAATTTTCTGGGGGACAACGTCAAAGGATTTGTATTGCCCGTTCTTTAGCTTTGAATCCTAAGTTTATCATTTGTGATGAATCCGTTTCCGCTCTTGATGTATCGGTACAAGCGCAAGTATTGAATTTGCTCAAAGAACTACAAGATGAATTTGGGTTGACTTATATCTTTATTTCTCACGATTTAAGTGTGGTGAAATTTATGAGCGATCGCATTTTAGTCATGAATCGCGGTCAAATTGTTGAACAGGGTACGGCGGAGACAATTTATCGAGAACCCAAAGAAGAATACACGCAAAAGCTCATTGCATCAATTCCTACAGGTAGCCCCGAACGAGTACGTCAACGTCAAGTGAAAGCGTCGTAA
- a CDS encoding DUF2283 domain-containing protein: MKITYDPEVDILRIIFSNVPIEESDEEKPGVIFDYDQSGNVVGLEITDASQRMDNPRRVEYSINEKSSFL; the protein is encoded by the coding sequence ATGAAAATTACCTACGACCCTGAAGTTGATATTTTGAGAATAATTTTTAGCAATGTGCCAATAGAAGAAAGCGATGAGGAGAAACCGGGCGTTATTTTTGATTATGACCAATCTGGAAACGTAGTAGGATTGGAAATAACAGATGCTTCTCAGCGCATGGATAATCCTCGTCGTGTTGAATATTCAATCAATGAAAAATCATCATTCTTGTAA
- a CDS encoding DUF4258 domain-containing protein, with the protein MKYKISRHAQTEIERRGIPLSLVGHVFENPQQIVQERNGRKAYQSQVEFDNGKIFLLRVIVADDVEPPVVITVYRTSKIEKYWRQS; encoded by the coding sequence ATGAAGTACAAAATTTCTCGTCACGCACAAACAGAAATAGAACGACGAGGAATCCCATTATCCTTGGTTGGACATGTTTTCGAGAATCCTCAACAGATTGTCCAAGAAAGAAATGGGCGCAAAGCCTATCAGTCACAAGTTGAGTTTGATAACGGTAAAATCTTTTTGCTGCGCGTTATTGTAGCAGATGATGTCGAGCCACCAGTTGTGATAACTGTTTATCGAACTAGTAAAATCGAGAAATACTGGAGACAATCATGA
- the tnpA gene encoding IS200/IS605 family transposase codes for MIREIMEKFKSNNNIVYSCKYHVIFCPKYRRKVLINAVAIRLKELLAQIALEIQAEILEMEIMPDHVHLLVEVDPQFGIHRVVKRFKGATSRYLRLEFPELKSKLPSLWTNSYFVSTVGGAPLDVVKMYIQNQKEA; via the coding sequence ATGATTCGGGAAATTATGGAAAAATTTAAATCAAACAATAACATTGTCTACTCATGCAAGTATCATGTGATTTTTTGCCCCAAGTATCGGAGAAAAGTGCTAATAAATGCTGTGGCAATTAGATTAAAAGAGTTGCTTGCTCAAATAGCTCTAGAAATCCAAGCAGAGATACTAGAGATGGAAATAATGCCAGACCATGTGCATTTATTGGTAGAGGTAGACCCACAGTTTGGAATTCATCGAGTTGTGAAGCGATTCAAAGGTGCCACTTCCAGATATTTGCGGCTAGAGTTTCCAGAATTAAAAAGCAAACTACCTTCGTTATGGACTAATTCCTACTTTGTTTCTACAGTAGGCGGCGCACCTTTAGATGTAGTTAAGATGTACATTCAGAACCAAAAAGAAGCTTGA
- a CDS encoding RNA-guided endonuclease InsQ/TnpB family protein: MVVQVRWNLKIKATKTQDKTLSRHLNTLRAHRNFALRERETGYNTNNQHANSEIVYAWGSFCDLETKMEYGSCCPLSCPVLKHGVVPQDLNIAKKVNKKTGQVRWDSASGIQSKITTELRNTRANFAEIDSCVLQTNLAKLDTAFTNFWKHGRGFPQYKKSLDSFEFKTGRVRIRNVRNNYATIYLPGIGSVKIHNSRDLNGIEEFGTCTVKREGGNWYISALVEVPNLPETKKLEDVKSVVGIDVGVNKLVALSDGSFIENTKPATNKRTARRLKMRQRAASRKQLGSQNKKKAHQRVAKMQHEISQERDGRNWQGAQKIVNTADVIGREDLNVANMVKRAKPKHNGNGGYQKNGAKAKSGLNKAILDCGWNDLFNKIAWLALKTGKPVVLVNPKHSSQECPQCHHVDQSNRDGEKFLCVKCGYTEHADTKASRTVGKRVGLVFPRKIKKTLPRDSRKVTPVKPASQEASTGLRVESRNHAFGQLNMQLSLFDTTVYTTADNRVSRRYGKNS, translated from the coding sequence ATGGTAGTGCAAGTAAGATGGAACTTGAAAATCAAGGCAACTAAGACACAAGACAAAACTCTGTCTCGTCACCTCAATACGCTGCGAGCGCACCGTAATTTTGCACTACGAGAAAGAGAAACAGGTTACAACACTAATAATCAACATGCAAATTCAGAGATTGTTTATGCTTGGGGTTCATTCTGCGATCTCGAAACCAAGATGGAGTATGGGTCTTGTTGTCCTTTGTCGTGTCCTGTTTTGAAACATGGCGTAGTTCCACAAGATTTAAACATAGCGAAGAAAGTTAACAAAAAGACTGGTCAAGTTAGATGGGATTCAGCAAGTGGTATTCAATCCAAAATTACAACTGAGCTAAGAAATACTCGTGCCAACTTTGCTGAGATAGATTCTTGTGTTTTGCAAACTAACCTAGCCAAGCTAGATACAGCTTTTACCAACTTTTGGAAACATGGTCGTGGATTCCCTCAATACAAGAAAAGCCTTGATTCTTTTGAGTTCAAGACTGGCAGAGTTAGGATTAGAAATGTTAGAAACAACTACGCTACCATCTATCTACCTGGCATTGGTTCGGTCAAGATACACAATAGTCGCGACTTAAATGGCATTGAGGAATTTGGAACTTGCACCGTTAAGAGAGAGGGAGGTAATTGGTACATTTCAGCATTAGTCGAAGTCCCAAACTTACCAGAAACCAAAAAACTAGAGGACGTTAAATCTGTTGTTGGTATTGACGTGGGAGTGAACAAACTAGTTGCTTTATCAGATGGCAGCTTCATTGAAAACACCAAACCCGCAACCAACAAAAGAACTGCAAGGCGCTTAAAAATGCGTCAACGTGCTGCTAGCAGAAAGCAACTCGGTTCTCAGAACAAGAAAAAGGCACATCAACGTGTTGCCAAGATGCAACATGAAATATCTCAAGAGCGGGATGGACGCAACTGGCAAGGTGCTCAAAAGATTGTCAACACAGCAGACGTGATTGGACGTGAAGACTTGAATGTTGCCAACATGGTCAAACGTGCTAAACCCAAACATAATGGCAACGGCGGCTATCAGAAAAATGGGGCTAAAGCTAAATCTGGGTTGAATAAAGCAATCTTGGACTGCGGATGGAATGATTTGTTCAACAAGATTGCTTGGCTTGCTTTGAAAACGGGGAAGCCTGTAGTTCTTGTCAATCCAAAACACAGTAGTCAAGAATGTCCACAATGTCATCACGTTGATCAAAGCAATCGTGATGGCGAAAAGTTTTTATGTGTAAAATGCGGCTATACTGAACACGCAGACACTAAAGCTTCTCGAACAGTCGGGAAGAGAGTGGGGTTGGTTTTCCCCAGAAAAATTAAAAAAACCCTACCGAGGGACTCTCGGAAAGTCACGCCTGTGAAGCCTGCTAGTCAGGAAGCATCAACCGGATTGAGGGTTGAGTCCAGGAACCATGCCTTTGGGCAGTTGAATATGCAGTTGTCCCTCTTTGATACAACTGTTTATACAACTGCCGACAATCGGGTATCTAGGAGATACGGCAAAAACTCTTAG
- a CDS encoding chemotaxis protein CheB, with translation MPGHDIIVVGASAGGVEALTFLVKNLPQDLNAAVLIVLHVPSHSTSVLPRILERAGNLPAVHARDGEPLLLGRIYIAPPDYHLLVKLGTLQLSRGPRENSHRPAIDPLFRTAARAYGQRVIGVVLTGVLDDGTAGLKAVKMRGGVAVVQNPDDAMYAGMPRSAIENVDDVDYVLPLSDIPSTLVVLVNTPVEVVVENPIPKDIAFESDLAEMKMAQLNNEDKPGKPSPFACPDCGGTLWDLSQGDLLKFRCRTGHAFSAATLLAKQSDALEDALWIALRALEEKASLAHRMSQRMRDRNQTLSATRLEQEAKDAQKRAAVIQEVLRKGDATIEDNVSSSLDIDALTKE, from the coding sequence ATGCCCGGACACGACATTATCGTTGTCGGAGCATCGGCGGGTGGAGTCGAAGCACTGACTTTCTTGGTAAAAAATTTACCACAAGACTTGAATGCTGCTGTCTTAATAGTCTTACACGTACCCAGTCATAGTACTAGCGTTTTGCCCCGCATTCTTGAGAGAGCAGGTAATTTGCCTGCTGTCCATGCTCGAGATGGTGAACCCCTTTTGCTAGGAAGAATCTATATTGCCCCGCCAGATTATCACTTATTGGTGAAACTGGGAACTTTACAACTCTCGCGAGGACCAAGGGAAAATAGTCATCGTCCAGCAATAGATCCCCTGTTCCGTACTGCTGCAAGAGCATACGGTCAAAGAGTTATTGGTGTCGTGTTGACAGGTGTACTTGATGATGGTACCGCAGGACTAAAGGCCGTAAAAATGCGCGGTGGTGTGGCTGTTGTTCAAAATCCTGATGATGCAATGTATGCGGGAATGCCGCGCAGTGCGATCGAGAATGTCGATGATGTTGACTATGTATTGCCACTATCAGATATCCCAAGTACGTTGGTAGTTTTGGTAAACACGCCAGTGGAAGTTGTGGTAGAAAATCCTATTCCTAAGGACATAGCATTTGAATCTGATTTGGCAGAGATGAAGATGGCACAACTTAACAACGAAGATAAACCGGGCAAACCATCTCCTTTTGCTTGTCCTGATTGTGGTGGAACCCTTTGGGATCTGTCTCAGGGGGATTTGTTGAAATTTCGATGCCGCACGGGTCATGCTTTCTCAGCAGCAACGCTGCTAGCAAAACAATCTGATGCCTTAGAGGATGCATTGTGGATTGCGCTGAGAGCATTAGAGGAGAAAGCCTCTCTAGCACATCGGATGTCTCAACGAATGCGCGATCGCAACCAAACTCTCTCAGCAACACGATTGGAACAAGAGGCAAAAGATGCTCAAAAGCGTGCTGCTGTCATTCAAGAAGTACTTCGTAAGGGCGATGCTACGATTGAAGATAATGTATCTTCATCTTTAGATATAGATGCACTAACTAAGGAGTAG
- a CDS encoding transposase — protein MRVTTKPSTAKCDLNTYTLFLLAESKYPGCTRLAEIMEDLSHDSVNRFLLREQYEPLDLFNEVKPHINLVGGTLSGDDTVIDKAHSEKLTELIGYFYSGRHHRTVKGIQLITLYYTDVSGKSVPVNYRIYNKQDGKTKNDYLREMITEVLEWGLEPKIVTTDAWYSSQKNLKFLKNQELGFLTGIAKNRSCSVDGKNFIQVQNLEIPETGLIVYLKKFGQVKVFRRDFKNEAHRYYIMYVPDLDALFSISMAEFKELHSIHWGIECYHRAIKQVCGIERFMVRTSAAIRTHFFSAIRAFTQLELMRIEELIENWYEVQRNLSLHVARDFILEHLKQQVGLNAHSQFSVNA, from the coding sequence ATTAGAGTAACTACCAAGCCATCCACGGCCAAATGCGATTTAAACACTTACACTCTGTTTTTACTGGCGGAATCGAAATATCCAGGCTGCACACGTTTAGCAGAAATCATGGAAGATTTGTCTCATGATAGTGTCAACAGATTTTTGTTACGTGAGCAGTATGAACCATTAGATTTGTTTAATGAAGTTAAGCCGCATATCAATTTGGTAGGTGGCACATTAAGTGGAGACGATACGGTAATTGACAAGGCTCATAGTGAAAAATTAACAGAGTTAATTGGTTATTTTTATTCGGGACGGCATCATCGTACAGTCAAAGGAATTCAGCTAATTACCTTGTATTACACCGATGTGTCGGGTAAGTCTGTACCAGTAAATTATCGCATTTATAACAAACAAGATGGTAAAACAAAAAATGACTACTTACGAGAAATGATTACTGAGGTTTTGGAGTGGGGATTGGAGCCAAAGATAGTGACTACTGATGCTTGGTATTCCAGTCAGAAAAACTTGAAGTTCCTAAAAAACCAGGAATTAGGGTTTTTAACTGGGATAGCTAAAAATCGTTCCTGTTCAGTCGATGGTAAAAATTTTATCCAAGTCCAAAATCTAGAAATTCCCGAAACTGGTTTAATAGTGTATCTGAAAAAGTTTGGGCAAGTGAAAGTATTTCGGAGAGATTTCAAAAACGAAGCTCACAGATATTACATCATGTATGTACCTGACCTCGATGCACTTTTTTCAATATCTATGGCAGAGTTTAAAGAATTACATTCAATTCATTGGGGAATTGAATGCTACCATCGAGCTATTAAACAAGTGTGTGGAATTGAGCGATTTATGGTGAGGACATCTGCGGCAATTAGAACTCACTTTTTTAGTGCTATCCGCGCCTTTACCCAATTAGAATTAATGAGAATAGAAGAGTTAATTGAAAACTGGTACGAAGTCCAGAGAAATTTGTCTCTTCACGTAGCTCGTGACTTCATTCTAGAACACCTTAAACAACAGGTAGGCTTGAATGCACATAGTCAATTTTCTGTCAATGCGTAA
- a CDS encoding PAS domain-containing sensor histidine kinase — protein MNLENFGRQVHEVRRHTQLLQYRVRESPEGQQDLLSEAFEELRTALEELHVAEEELRLQNEQLAIACQEAAIERRRYQELFDFAPDGYLVTDAQGKIWEANHAAANLLKISKNFLIGKPLVNFCLQEDRRVFRSQLQRLIDMEEMQEWEIQLQPRKGSKFDASLTVKTIRDNEGKPTGWRWLIRDITSRKQVEEKLKIIQIQNLKLQEASRFKSQLLGVISHELRTPMNTILGFSQLLLRRYYHLLAPELREMVERIIHSGKHLLKLIEEILDFCKLETNKVELNLQEFNLVELVTRITEDLRPLAKRKNLALVLHLNIENPNMIIDCDRLQQVFVNLLSNAIKFTDIGGVFVEVQQVKGEPLVLMVKDTGIGIPESDIPHIFSEFWQVDKSTTRKQGGVGLGLAIVDKLVRLMKGTITVESKLGEGSTFRVELPVTSDQ, from the coding sequence GTGAATCTTGAAAACTTTGGTCGGCAAGTACACGAGGTGCGCCGACATACCCAGCTTCTACAGTATCGTGTCAGGGAATCACCCGAAGGACAACAAGACTTGTTATCTGAGGCTTTTGAGGAACTACGTACAGCTTTGGAAGAACTGCACGTAGCAGAAGAAGAATTGCGCCTGCAAAACGAACAGTTGGCGATCGCATGCCAAGAAGCAGCCATAGAACGCAGACGATATCAAGAATTATTTGATTTTGCTCCTGACGGTTACCTGGTAACAGATGCTCAGGGAAAAATTTGGGAAGCGAATCATGCTGCGGCTAACCTACTAAAAATCTCAAAAAACTTTCTGATAGGAAAACCACTAGTTAACTTTTGTCTTCAAGAAGATCGTCGGGTTTTTCGTTCTCAATTACAACGCTTAATTGATATGGAGGAAATGCAAGAATGGGAAATCCAATTGCAACCTCGTAAAGGAAGCAAATTTGATGCCAGCCTCACAGTAAAAACTATCCGAGATAACGAAGGAAAACCAACAGGTTGGCGGTGGCTTATAAGAGATATCACATCTCGCAAACAAGTAGAAGAAAAACTGAAGATAATTCAAATCCAGAATTTAAAATTACAGGAAGCTTCACGATTTAAATCGCAGCTTTTAGGAGTGATATCTCATGAATTGCGTACCCCAATGAATACAATTTTGGGGTTTTCCCAACTGTTGTTACGCCGCTACTACCATCTGTTAGCACCAGAATTAAGAGAGATGGTAGAAAGGATTATTCACAGTGGCAAACATCTTTTAAAATTAATTGAAGAGATCCTTGATTTTTGCAAACTGGAAACAAATAAGGTAGAGTTAAACCTGCAAGAGTTTAATTTGGTAGAGTTAGTCACAAGAATTACAGAAGACTTGAGACCTCTAGCCAAACGAAAAAATTTGGCTTTGGTTTTGCACTTAAATATTGAAAATCCCAATATGATTATTGATTGCGATCGCTTGCAACAAGTGTTCGTTAACTTGCTATCTAATGCCATTAAATTTACAGATATAGGTGGTGTATTTGTAGAGGTACAACAAGTTAAGGGGGAGCCATTGGTGTTAATGGTTAAGGACACAGGTATTGGCATTCCCGAATCAGACATACCACACATTTTTTCAGAATTTTGGCAAGTTGACAAGTCTACAACTCGCAAGCAAGGTGGCGTCGGATTGGGACTGGCGATCGTAGATAAGTTAGTGCGCTTAATGAAAGGAACTATCACAGTTGAAAGTAAACTAGGAGAAGGCTCAACTTTCCGAGTAGAATTACCAGTGACCAGTGACCAGTGA
- a CDS encoding metallophosphoesterase family protein produces the protein MQYIFDPPIPVKIQKMKERVRWLHPSVVQRGIDQTSLVLDDGNSDHPEFSFMVMGDTGSKPSYGQHPQRLIAELMLTQRDECRFILHTGDVIYVVGSHEYYPQNFIEPYREFLVGGENYKGISYNRMTFSTPILPVLGNHDYYDVPLMYGLIAGTTLPLRRLLRYKDIEIGWHGSYQGNAYATAFLDYLKHFSPGEKLERHLDSHYTAKTNTGRCLRYEPGRFTRLPNRYYTFRYGGIDFFALDSNTFNAPSPLPTTKEGDIERRKLEKRRHSIEQEETQILAACSHLNPDIPQEAEQLDALKSKLYQIDEVKIDIEKQLESHQAPPVDFEQLNWLKQRLIESWNTQEVRGRVVYFHHPPYVTEASKWHQAQTLAVRHRLRGVFDAVADSLGSLTQGRPVVDLILNGHAHCLEYLRTTDTGHGDSHIHCIISGGSGRRPRRQREEGSELMETFEDTTGSYTRKIADSFLFLGRNGYDTQKRLPYSFVRIDVRDGSPAKFIVRPFMTERFQGEWYNRELEPFVISDQ, from the coding sequence ATGCAATATATATTCGATCCACCGATCCCCGTAAAAATTCAAAAAATGAAAGAACGGGTGAGGTGGCTGCATCCGAGTGTTGTTCAGCGAGGAATCGATCAAACTAGCTTGGTCTTGGATGACGGAAACTCGGATCATCCAGAATTTTCCTTTATGGTTATGGGTGATACCGGGTCTAAACCATCTTATGGACAGCATCCACAACGGTTAATTGCAGAGTTAATGCTAACTCAACGCGATGAGTGCCGTTTTATTCTCCATACTGGAGATGTGATTTATGTTGTAGGTTCCCATGAGTATTATCCGCAAAATTTTATTGAACCTTATCGCGAGTTTCTAGTAGGAGGGGAAAACTATAAAGGCATTTCTTACAATCGCATGACGTTTAGTACGCCGATTTTACCAGTACTGGGTAATCATGATTACTACGATGTGCCGTTGATGTATGGTTTAATAGCAGGAACCACACTACCACTGCGACGCTTACTGCGTTACAAAGATATAGAGATTGGCTGGCATGGTTCTTATCAAGGAAACGCATATGCCACAGCATTTCTTGACTACCTCAAGCACTTTTCTCCTGGCGAAAAGTTAGAACGTCATTTAGACAGCCATTATACAGCTAAAACCAACACGGGACGCTGTTTGCGGTACGAACCTGGAAGATTTACTCGCCTACCCAACCGCTACTATACTTTTCGTTATGGTGGGATTGACTTTTTTGCCCTCGACTCCAACACCTTTAATGCACCCTCTCCACTCCCTACAACAAAAGAGGGAGATATAGAACGCCGAAAGTTAGAAAAACGACGTCACTCAATAGAACAAGAGGAAACGCAAATTTTAGCAGCCTGTTCTCACCTCAATCCAGATATTCCCCAAGAAGCCGAACAACTTGATGCTCTCAAAAGTAAGTTATACCAAATTGATGAAGTCAAGATTGACATTGAGAAACAGCTTGAATCCCATCAAGCACCACCAGTAGACTTTGAACAACTCAACTGGCTTAAGCAAAGGTTAATTGAATCTTGGAATACTCAAGAGGTACGCGGACGAGTTGTTTATTTTCATCATCCACCCTATGTTACTGAAGCAAGCAAGTGGCATCAAGCACAAACTTTAGCAGTTCGTCACCGCTTGCGTGGGGTATTTGATGCTGTTGCTGACAGTCTTGGTTCTCTGACTCAAGGGCGTCCCGTAGTTGACTTGATATTAAACGGTCATGCTCATTGTTTGGAGTATCTCCGCACAACCGACACCGGACACGGTGATTCCCATATCCACTGTATAATTTCTGGTGGTAGCGGTCGCCGTCCCCGTCGTCAACGAGAGGAGGGATCGGAATTGATGGAAACTTTTGAAGATACCACAGGTAGCTACACTCGTAAAATTGCTGACTCATTTCTTTTTCTTGGTCGCAACGGATACGACACTCAGAAACGGCTTCCTTACTCATTCGTGCGAATAGATGTTCGAGACGGTTCCCCAGCCAAGTTTATTGTTAGACCATTTATGACAGAGCGCTTTCAAGGAGAGTGGTACAATCGGGAGTTGGAGCCGTTTGTTATCAGTGACCAGTGA